In a genomic window of Syntrophorhabdaceae bacterium:
- a CDS encoding methyl-accepting chemotaxis protein, with amino-acid sequence MKQIFADLRISQKLLIAPCVFIFFLLVLAWAIYAAYPPVVQFSLIGVATVASLAASFGLAGTITAGLKKTVEAIGQVTRGDLTKQVEVESRDELGEIGRQFNGFIDNLRRIMKHVAEDSDEMSSASAKMRATIEQMVSAFEEISSQVNSIAVASEELSSTSSEIARNCTLAADSSKHSNQAIHAGGTIIEETVEVMKNIAEKVKGLAHFVQTLGAKSDQVGQVVGFINDIADQTNLLALNAAIEAARAGEHGRGFAVVADEVRKLAERTTVATGEIARTIEAMQLETHSIVISIDESVREVEVGTEKANQSREFLRTIVGQMNTVDTQINQIAVAVEQETATTSQTAGNIQKVSAVMSETSRTIHETGPAAIRVAQVAEALEQMIAQFKVRS; translated from the coding sequence GTGAAACAGATTTTTGCCGATTTGCGGATATCTCAGAAACTACTGATTGCGCCGTGCGTCTTTATATTTTTTCTTCTGGTGCTTGCATGGGCGATCTACGCCGCTTACCCGCCGGTAGTGCAGTTTTCGCTGATCGGTGTCGCGACCGTTGCCTCCCTTGCTGCCAGCTTCGGCCTGGCCGGTACTATTACGGCTGGCCTGAAGAAGACGGTAGAAGCTATCGGGCAGGTGACCAGGGGAGACCTCACCAAACAGGTGGAGGTGGAATCCCGTGACGAGCTGGGCGAAATTGGCCGCCAGTTCAACGGGTTTATCGATAACCTCCGGCGTATAATGAAGCATGTTGCCGAGGACAGCGATGAGATGTCTTCGGCGTCCGCAAAAATGCGGGCCACGATCGAGCAGATGGTATCGGCTTTTGAGGAGATCTCCTCGCAGGTCAACTCAATTGCCGTTGCTTCCGAAGAGCTCTCGTCGACATCTTCGGAGATCGCCCGTAACTGCACGCTGGCTGCGGACAGTTCGAAGCACTCCAATCAGGCGATACATGCGGGTGGCACCATCATAGAAGAAACAGTGGAAGTGATGAAGAATATCGCCGAAAAAGTGAAGGGTCTCGCCCATTTTGTGCAGACCCTGGGGGCAAAATCGGACCAGGTCGGACAGGTGGTGGGATTTATAAACGACATTGCGGATCAGACCAACCTGCTTGCCCTCAATGCGGCCATCGAAGCGGCCCGGGCGGGCGAGCACGGAAGGGGCTTTGCCGTGGTGGCGGATGAGGTGCGTAAGCTGGCGGAGCGCACCACGGTGGCCACAGGGGAGATCGCACGGACCATCGAGGCGATGCAGCTCGAGACTCACAGTATCGTCATCTCTATTGACGAGAGCGTGAGGGAGGTGGAGGTGGGCACTGAAAAGGCCAACCAATCCAGAGAATTTCTCCGTACTATCGTGGGTCAAATGAATACGGTCGATACTCAGATCAATCAAATTGCCGTGGCGGTCGAACAGGAGACTGCGACCACGAGCCAGACGGCCGGTAATATACAGAAGGTATCGGCGGTTATGAGTGAAACGTCCAGGACAATTCATGAGACGGGCCCCGCCGCGATTCGGGTAGCCCAGGTAGCAGAGGCCCTTGAACAGATGATCGCCCAGTTTAAAGTGCGCTCTTAA
- a CDS encoding isochorismatase family protein codes for MNSREREKGKGIAALVIDMQGDFTQFAAGSLAVPGTGKNYIDEVEAAARLLKTAGFLVFGSQDWHPPDHVSFFTSHKGKKAGDTVEVDGRRQMLWPPHCVQATEKAAILIDNGLFHEIVKKGADSRFDSYSAFQDEGGNETALESLLRSKKVEKIVIFGVAIDYCVKYTALDGRKRGFSTIVIESLSRGIASDTAAAAIEEMKSAGVVIMKQLDLSQIEKNKVEKGIII; via the coding sequence ATGAACAGCAGGGAAAGAGAGAAAGGAAAGGGCATCGCGGCCCTCGTCATTGACATGCAGGGGGATTTTACCCAATTTGCCGCCGGATCTCTTGCGGTGCCGGGGACGGGCAAGAACTATATCGATGAGGTCGAGGCGGCGGCGCGTCTCCTGAAGACGGCGGGGTTCCTTGTTTTCGGCTCCCAGGACTGGCATCCTCCGGACCATGTCTCCTTCTTCACGTCTCATAAAGGAAAAAAAGCGGGAGATACGGTGGAGGTCGACGGAAGAAGACAGATGCTCTGGCCCCCCCATTGCGTGCAGGCCACGGAAAAGGCCGCGATTCTTATCGACAACGGCCTCTTTCATGAAATAGTGAAAAAAGGTGCCGATTCCCGGTTCGATAGCTATTCAGCCTTTCAGGATGAGGGTGGTAATGAGACCGCGCTCGAAAGCCTGCTCCGTTCCAAAAAGGTAGAGAAAATCGTAATCTTCGGGGTTGCTATCGATTACTGTGTGAAATATACCGCCCTCGACGGCAGAAAAAGGGGTTTTTCCACTATCGTAATAGAAAGCCTTTCCAGGGGGATCGCGTCGGATACCGCTGCCGCAGCCATCGAGGAGATGAAGAGCGCAGGCGTTGTCATTATGAAACAACTCGATTTATCCCAAATTGAGAAAAATAAAGTTGAAAAGGGCATAATCATTTAA